GCCCGATCATCAGCAGCGAGGTGCCGACCGGCCGTGCGATGAAGGGGGCGGAGAGCGACAGCTTGGACGGAGAGTTTGCGGGGGATGCCATGGGCGGTCTACTCCGCCGCCGCGCGGCCGGGCGCCCGGTCGTTGCCCGGCAGGGCCGCCGCCTTCGCCCCCGGCCGCAGCCAGCGCCGCAGGCGGGTGCCCATCCGGTCCATGTAGAGATAGACCACCGGCGTGGTGTAGAGCGTCAGCACCTGGCTCAGCACCAGCCCGCCGACGATGGCGATGCCCATCGGCTTGCGCAGCTCCGATCCGGTGCCGTTCTCCAGCGCCAGCGGCAGGGCGCCGAGCAGGGCCGCCATCGTCGTCATCATGATCGGGCGGAAGCGCAGCAGCGACGCCTCGTAGATCGAGCGCTCCGGCGCCATGCCCTGGTGGCGTTCGGCCTCCAGCGCGAAGTCGATCATCATGATGGCGTTCTTCTTGACGATGCCGATCAGCAGCACGATGCCGACCAGCGCGATCAGCGACAGGTCGTGGCCGGTCGCCATCAGCGCCAGAAGCGCGCCGATGCCCGCCGACGGCAGGGTCGACAGGATGGTGATGGGGTGGATCGTGCTCTCGTACAGGATGCCGAGCACGATGTAGACCGCGACCACCGCCGCCAGGATCAGCCAGGGCTGGTTTTCCAGCGAGGTGCGGAACTCCGCGGCGGTGCCGGCGAAGCGGGCGGTCGCGGTTTCGGGCATGCCGATGCTTTCGCGCGCCTCCTGGATGGCCGCCACCGCCGCCCCCAGCGAGACGCCGGGCGCCACGTTGAAGGACAGCGTGACGGAGGGGAACTGCCCCTGGTGGGTGATGACCAGGGGGGCGGTCCTGCGCTCCATCGACACCACCGCGCCCAAGGGCACCACGCCGCCGTTGCCCGATTTCACATAGATCTTGGACAGGGAGGACGGGTCCATCTGGAAGGACGGCTCCACCTCCAGGATCACGCGGTACTGGTTGGTCTGGGTGTAGATGGTGGACACCTGCCGCTGGCCGAAGGCGTCGTACAGCGTGTCGTCGATGGCCTGCGGCAGCACATTCAGGCGGGACGCGGCGTCGCGGTCGATGTCCAGGTAGACCTGCAGCCCGTCCGGCTGCTGGTCGGTCGCCACGTCGGTCAGCTCCGGCCTCGCGCGCAGCGCCTCCAGCAGGCGCGGGGTCCAGTTCTCCAGCTCCTTCGGGTCGGCGTCCTGCAGGACGTATTGATACTGGGTGCGGCTGACGCGGCTGTCGATCTGCACGTCCTGCACCGCCTGCATGAACAGCGAGACGCCTTTCAGGTCGGCGGTGGCGGCGCGCAGCCGGGCGATGATCTCCTCGGCCGAGGCGCTGCGCTGGTCGCGCGGCTTCAGCGCGATGGTCAGGCTGCCGGTGTTGGTGGTGGCGTTCACCGTGCCGGTGCCGACGAAGCTCGCCACCCCCGCCACGTCGGGGTCGCGGCGCACGATGTCGGCGACCTCGCGCTGGCGCTCCGCCATCGCCTTGACCGAGATGGACGGCGCGGCGTCGGTGACGCCGATGATGACGCCGGTGTCCTGCTGCGGCAGGAAGCCCTTGGGCACCACGGTGTAGAGGTAGAGCGTGGCGGCAAGCGTCGCGATGGTGAACAGCAGGGTCGCCAATTGGTGGCGCAGCACGACGCGCAGCGAGGCGGCGTAGCCGTTCAGCAGCGCCTCGAAGCCGCGTTCGGTCCAGCGGAAGAAGGCGTTGGGTTTGCTCTCCGTCTCGGGCTTGAGCAGGCGGGCGCACATCATCGGCGTCAGCGTCAGCGAGATCACCGCCGACACCAGCACCGCGATGGAGAGCGTCATGGCGAATTCGCGGAACAGCCGGCCGACCACGCCGCCCATGAACAGCAGCGGGATGAACACGGCGATCAGCGACAGGGTCAGCGACACGATCGTGAAGCCGATCTGGCGCGCGCCCTTCAGCGCCGCCTGCAGCGGCTTCTCGCCCTTCTCGATGTAGCGGACGATGTTCTCGATCATCACGATGGCGTCGTCGACGACGAAGCCCGCCGCGATGGTCAGCGCCATCAGCGACAGATTGTCCAGGCTGAAGCCGCACAGCGCCATGATGCCGAAGGTGCCGATCAGCGACAGCGGCAGCACCGCCGCCGGGATCACCGTCGCCCACGCCTTGCGCAGGAACAGGAAGATCACCATCACCACCAGCCCGGCGGTCAGCACCAGCGTCTTCTGCACGTCGGCGACCGAGGCGCGGATGGTTTCCGTCCGGTCGGTCAGCACCGCCATCTTGATCTGCGGCGGCAGCGTGGCCTCCAGCGAGGGCAGCAGCTCGTGGATGCGGTCCACCGTCTCGATGATGTTGGCGCCGGGCTGGCGCAGCACGTTCAGCAGAACCGCCGGCCTGCCGTCATGCCAGGCGGCCAGCCGGGTGTTCTCCACCGAATCGACCACGGTGCCGATGTCGGACAGCCGCACCGGGCCGCCGTTCTTGTAGGCGACGATGATCGGGCGGTAGGCGGCTGCGGTCTCGATCTGGTCGTTGACGCCGATCGACCAGGACTGGCGCGGCCCGTCGAAGCTGCCCTTCGGCGCGTTGACGTTGGCCTGGGTGATGGTGGTCCGCACATCCTCCAGCGTCAGCCCGAGACCGGCGACGGCGGCGGGGTTGACCTGCACGCGCACGGCCGGGCGCAGGCCGCCCTCGATCCCGACATAGCCGACGCCCTCGACCTGGGACAGCTTCTGCGCCAGCAGCGTGTCGGCGGCGTCGCTGACGGTTTCCAGCCGCAGGGAGTCCGAGCTCAGCGCCAGCACCATGACCGGCGTGTCGGCCGGGTTGACCTTGTCGTAGACCGGCGGGTTCGGCAGCCCCCTGGGCAGCGTGCCGGATGCGGCGCTGATCGCCGACTGCACGTCCTGCGAGGCGGCGTCGATGTCGCGGGAGAGGTCGAACTGCAGGGTGATGACCGACAGCCCGAAGGAACTGGTCGAGATCATCGAGGAGATGCCGGGGATCTGCCCGAGCTGCCGTTCCAGCGGCGCGGTGACGGAGGAGGCCATCACGTCCGGGGCCGCCCCCGGCAGCTGGGTGGTGACGCGCACCGTCGGGAAATCGACCGTCGGCAGCGACGAGATCGGCAGCGTGCTGTAGCCCAGCAGGCCGAGCAGCACGACCGCCAGCATCAGCAGCCCGGTGGCGACCGGCCTCAGGATGAAGGGGGCGGAGATGTTCATGAGGGCTGCCGTCCCTCACGCGGGGCGTCGCCGGCAGGGGAGGCTGCAGGGGAGGCTGCAGGGGCGGGGGCGGGCGGGGCGCCGGTGTTCTCGCGCTGCTGCTGGCGCTCGCGCCGCCGCTCCTCGCGCGCGGCCGGGTCGGACGCGGCGCCGGCGGGCGGTGCCATCGCGGGGGCGGCGGTGCCGGCGGTGCCGACGGGGGCGGCCGACGCGATGGGCTCGACGATGCGGATCTTGGAGCCGGGCTGCAGGCGGTACTGGCCGTCCACCACCACGCGCTCGCCGGGGGTCAGGCCCTCGTCGATGATGGCCTTGTTCTCCTCCTGGTGGGCGACCTTGATCGGGCGCTGCTCCACCGTCAGGTCGTCCTTGATGACATAGGCGTAGGTGCCTTGCGGCCCGCGCTGCACCACCGTCGAGGGCACCGTGGTGGCGTCGCGGCGGATGGTGGACAGCAGGCGGACATTGACGAACTGGCCGGGCCACAGCTTCTGCGGGTCGTTGGGCATCTGCGCCTTCAGGCGGATGGTGCCGGTGCCGCTGTCGATCAGGTTGTCCACCACGGCGAGGGAGCCGGTGTCGAGCACGCGCCGGCCGTCGCGGTCCCGCACCTCCACCGTGACCGGCCCCTGCGCCTGGGCGGCCAGCACGGCGGGGAGCTGCTTCTCCGGCAGGGTGAAGAGCACGGTGATGGGCTGGATCTGGGTGATGGTGGCGATGCCGCTCTGGTCGCTGGCCCGCACCACGTTGCCCTGGTCGACGTTGCGCAGGCCGATGCGCCCGCTGATCGGCGCGGTGATGGTGGTGTAGTTCAGCTGGACCCGCACCGCCTCGATCGCCGCCTCGTCGGCGCGGATCTGCGCTTCGTACTGGGCGACCTGCGCGCGCTGGGTGTCGACCGTCTGGCGCGACGCGAATTCCTTCAGGCTCATGTTGCGCTCGAGGTCGCGCCGGGCGTTGGCGAGCAGCGCCTCGTTCTGCGCCTTCTTCGCCTCGGCCTGGGCGAGCTGGGCCTGGAGCGCGCGGGAATCGATGGTCGCCAGCAGGTCGCCGGCCTTCACCAGCTGACCTTCCTGGAGCGAGACGCGCTGCAGCTCGCCATCGACGCGGGCGCGCACGGTGACGGTGTTGAAGGCCTGGATCGTGCCGATGCCGTCGAACCAGATCGGAACGTCCTCGCGCGCGACGGTGCCGGCCTGGACCGCCACCACGGCGTTGCCGGCGCCGCGGGGACCGGGAGGGGCGCCCGCGGCGGGTGGTGCCGCGGGAGGGGCCAGCTTCTGCTGAACCGCGTAGCCGACGCCGCCGACCAGACCGGCGAGAACCACACCGGTGACCACCGGCTTCCAACGAATCGTCATGACTTTCCCGACGCTTGCCGGAAGGGCCGCAGGGCCGCCCCGGTCTTTCCGTATGCCCTTGATACGGGGCGGCGGTGCGGATTCGTCGGGACGCGCCGCAAAAAATTTCCGGGTTCGGCCGCGGCGCCCCGCCAAACGCATACACCGATATGCATTGCCTTGACCGCCGACGGGGTAACGGGCATGATGATGCATCATACAACGAACGGCGACAGCCGGCGACGGCGCAAGGAGGGGGAAGATGAGCGGGTTCGATCTGACCCTTCTCGACCATGACAACCTCGGCGGCACGATCTATCAGAAGCTGTGCGAGGCGCTGATGAAGGGGGCGTTCAAGCCGAACGACCGCCTCAAGATCCGCGATCTGGCCGAACGGCTGGGGACCAGCGTCACCCCGGTGCGCGACGCCATCCTGCGTCTGGTGCAGGATCAGGCCCTGGTGCTGCGCTCGCCGCGCGACATCCGCGTTCCGATGCTGACCCGCGCCGCCTATCTGGAAATCCGCGACATCCGCGTCAGCCTGGAGGGGATGGCCGCCGCCCGCGCCGCCGGGATGGCCACGCCCGCCCAGATCGCCGCGCTGGAGGCGCTGCTGGCGCGCAACGAGGATGCGATGGCCGCCGGCAACACCGCGCTGGCCACCGAACTCAACCAGATCTTCCACTTCAAGCTGGCGGAGATCGCCGACATGCCGGTGCTCGGCGACATCCTGCGGCGTTTGTGGCTGCAGATGGGACCGCTGATCGCCGACGTCTATGGCGGGGCCGGGCGCACGATGATCGACCATCACTATCCGCTGATGGACGCCATCCGCCGCCATGACGGCCCGGCCGCCGCCATCGCCATCCAGGCCGACATCCTGCTGGCCAGCGGCCCGATCCTGGAGCGGATCGACGCGGAGTCCCCGGAATCCCCCGCCTCCTGACCCGATCGCCGCATCGCCGGCCCCCGGACCTCCCCGCCTCCCCAGTCCATCCATGACGATGATGCATCAAACATTGAACGCCTCGAACGACAAGGAGACATCGGACATGATCCCCGGTGACGTTCTGACCACCGCCGCGCCGCCGATCTCCCCCGACGAGGCCGGCGCCATGATGCGGCGCTGTTTCGGCGTGACCGGCAGCGTCCGCAGCTTGAGCAGCGAGCGCGACCGCAACTTCCACATCGCCGCCGCCGGAGGGCAGGGCTATGTGCTGAAGTTCACCAACCCGGCGGAACCGCAGCCCGTCACCAGCTTCCAGACCGGGGCGATGCAGCATGTCACCGCGCGCGATCCCTCCCTGCCGGTGCCGCGCGTGGTGCCGACCCTGGACGGCGAGGCCCAGACGACCGTCCAGGTCGACGGCCAGACCATGGTGCTGCGGCTGCTGACCTATCTCGAAGGCACGCCGCTCCATGCCGCGCCGGCCTCGCCGGGGCTGATGCGGTCGCTGGGGGCGACGCTGGCCCGGCTGGATCTGGCGCTGGCCGACTACGCGCATCCCGGTTCGGAGCGCGATCTGCTGTGGGACATCACGCGCACCGCCAGCGTCGCCGACCGGCTGCATTACCTGCCCGACGGCCCGCGCCGCCGGATGGTGGAGCGCTTCGTCGACCGCTTCACCGGACAGGTGGCGCCGCGGCTGCCCGCCCTGCGGCATCAGGTGATCCACAACGACCTCAACCCGCACAACGCGGTGGTCGATCCGGTCGGGCACGAGACCGTCACCGGCATCATCGATTTCGGCGACGCGCTGAAGGCGCCGCTGGTCAACGACCTGGCGACGGCGCTCGCCTACCACGTCACCAGCGGCGAGACGCCCTTCGGCTCCCTGGTCGAGATGACCCGCGCCTACAATGCCGTGCTGCCGCTGACCCCGGAGGAGGTGGAACTGCTGCCCGATCTGGTGGCGGCCCGGCTG
Above is a window of Azospirillum ramasamyi DNA encoding:
- a CDS encoding efflux RND transporter periplasmic adaptor subunit, whose translation is MTIRWKPVVTGVVLAGLVGGVGYAVQQKLAPPAAPPAAGAPPGPRGAGNAVVAVQAGTVAREDVPIWFDGIGTIQAFNTVTVRARVDGELQRVSLQEGQLVKAGDLLATIDSRALQAQLAQAEAKKAQNEALLANARRDLERNMSLKEFASRQTVDTQRAQVAQYEAQIRADEAAIEAVRVQLNYTTITAPISGRIGLRNVDQGNVVRASDQSGIATITQIQPITVLFTLPEKQLPAVLAAQAQGPVTVEVRDRDGRRVLDTGSLAVVDNLIDSGTGTIRLKAQMPNDPQKLWPGQFVNVRLLSTIRRDATTVPSTVVQRGPQGTYAYVIKDDLTVEQRPIKVAHQEENKAIIDEGLTPGERVVVDGQYRLQPGSKIRIVEPIASAAPVGTAGTAAPAMAPPAGAASDPAAREERRRERQQQRENTGAPPAPAPAASPAASPAGDAPREGRQPS
- a CDS encoding phosphotransferase — translated: MIPGDVLTTAAPPISPDEAGAMMRRCFGVTGSVRSLSSERDRNFHIAAAGGQGYVLKFTNPAEPQPVTSFQTGAMQHVTARDPSLPVPRVVPTLDGEAQTTVQVDGQTMVLRLLTYLEGTPLHAAPASPGLMRSLGATLARLDLALADYAHPGSERDLLWDITRTASVADRLHYLPDGPRRRMVERFVDRFTGQVAPRLPALRHQVIHNDLNPHNAVVDPVGHETVTGIIDFGDALKAPLVNDLATALAYHVTSGETPFGSLVEMTRAYNAVLPLTPEEVELLPDLVAARLALTIGITSWRAAEYPANAPYILRNSERAFAGLEKLTGDEAATAHRLLHLACQRV
- a CDS encoding multidrug efflux RND transporter permease subunit, with the translated sequence MNISAPFILRPVATGLLMLAVVLLGLLGYSTLPISSLPTVDFPTVRVTTQLPGAAPDVMASSVTAPLERQLGQIPGISSMISTSSFGLSVITLQFDLSRDIDAASQDVQSAISAASGTLPRGLPNPPVYDKVNPADTPVMVLALSSDSLRLETVSDAADTLLAQKLSQVEGVGYVGIEGGLRPAVRVQVNPAAVAGLGLTLEDVRTTITQANVNAPKGSFDGPRQSWSIGVNDQIETAAAYRPIIVAYKNGGPVRLSDIGTVVDSVENTRLAAWHDGRPAVLLNVLRQPGANIIETVDRIHELLPSLEATLPPQIKMAVLTDRTETIRASVADVQKTLVLTAGLVVMVIFLFLRKAWATVIPAAVLPLSLIGTFGIMALCGFSLDNLSLMALTIAAGFVVDDAIVMIENIVRYIEKGEKPLQAALKGARQIGFTIVSLTLSLIAVFIPLLFMGGVVGRLFREFAMTLSIAVLVSAVISLTLTPMMCARLLKPETESKPNAFFRWTERGFEALLNGYAASLRVVLRHQLATLLFTIATLAATLYLYTVVPKGFLPQQDTGVIIGVTDAAPSISVKAMAERQREVADIVRRDPDVAGVASFVGTGTVNATTNTGSLTIALKPRDQRSASAEEIIARLRAATADLKGVSLFMQAVQDVQIDSRVSRTQYQYVLQDADPKELENWTPRLLEALRARPELTDVATDQQPDGLQVYLDIDRDAASRLNVLPQAIDDTLYDAFGQRQVSTIYTQTNQYRVILEVEPSFQMDPSSLSKIYVKSGNGGVVPLGAVVSMERRTAPLVITHQGQFPSVTLSFNVAPGVSLGAAVAAIQEARESIGMPETATARFAGTAAEFRTSLENQPWLILAAVVAVYIVLGILYESTIHPITILSTLPSAGIGALLALMATGHDLSLIALVGIVLLIGIVKKNAIMMIDFALEAERHQGMAPERSIYEASLLRFRPIMMTTMAALLGALPLALENGTGSELRKPMGIAIVGGLVLSQVLTLYTTPVVYLYMDRMGTRLRRWLRPGAKAAALPGNDRAPGRAAAE
- a CDS encoding GntR family transcriptional regulator encodes the protein MSGFDLTLLDHDNLGGTIYQKLCEALMKGAFKPNDRLKIRDLAERLGTSVTPVRDAILRLVQDQALVLRSPRDIRVPMLTRAAYLEIRDIRVSLEGMAAARAAGMATPAQIAALEALLARNEDAMAAGNTALATELNQIFHFKLAEIADMPVLGDILRRLWLQMGPLIADVYGGAGRTMIDHHYPLMDAIRRHDGPAAAIAIQADILLASGPILERIDAESPESPAS